A stretch of the Flavobacterium sp. 5 genome encodes the following:
- a CDS encoding transposase, whose amino-acid sequence MNEKFQNKYRIPSTRLKNWDYGQNGAYFITICTGNKEHFFGEIVSTNGENEIQLNEIGKLANDFWVKIPEHFPFVELGNFVVMPNHIHGILIINKTNIEKPLRPIVETLHCNVSTHDEKTSLNYANSLRLDEVETLHCNVSMHDGETSLNDGNTLRLDEVETLHCNVSMHDRETLELDGVEVLGLDGVEVLGLDDVETLQCNVSTLGNEQMAKISPKPGSISTILRSYKSVVTKHARYIHADFLWQERFHDHIIQNSESFERIQNYIENNITNWKEDKFYN is encoded by the coding sequence ATGAACGAAAAATTCCAAAACAAATATCGGATTCCATCAACTCGATTAAAAAATTGGGATTATGGACAAAACGGCGCTTATTTCATAACAATATGTACTGGAAATAAGGAACATTTTTTTGGTGAAATCGTATCTACCAATGGTGAAAATGAAATACAGCTAAATGAAATCGGAAAATTGGCAAATGATTTTTGGGTAAAAATTCCAGAACATTTTCCGTTTGTTGAATTAGGGAATTTTGTAGTTATGCCGAATCATATTCATGGGATATTGATTATTAATAAAACAAATATTGAAAAACCGTTACGACCTATTGTAGAGACGTTGCACTGCAACGTCTCAACGCATGATGAGAAAACGTCGTTGAATTACGCAAATTCGTTGCGATTGGATGAGGTAGAGACGTTGCACTGCAACGTCTCAATGCACGATGGGGAAACGTCGTTGAATGATGGAAATACGTTGCGATTGGATGAGGTAGAGACGTTGCACTGCAACGTCTCAATGCACGATAGGGAAACGTTGGAATTGGATGGCGTTGAGGTATTGGGATTGGATGGCGTTGAGGTATTGGGATTGGATGACGTTGAGACGTTGCAGTGCAACGTCTCTACCCTGGGAAATGAACAAATGGCTAAAATTTCACCGAAACCAGGTTCAATTTCGACTATTTTGCGTTCCTATAAATCGGTTGTAACTAAACATGCACGTTATATTCATGCTGATTTTCTTTGGCAAGAACGGTTTCATGACCATATTATCCAAAATTCGGAATCATTTGAAAGAATTCAAAATTATATAGAAAACAACATCACCAATTGGAAAGAAGATAAATTTTATAATTAA
- a CDS encoding DMT family transporter — protein MKITKPRIALLCGILCISIFPILIKLRLASGLISAFYRMFFAVALLLPYVLFTKKFKLPTLKFTLLAALCGVLFASDVAVWNIAIQDSSATQASLLTNLSPLWVGIGSFLFLKSKPATNFWIGTIVSLFGMVTLVGFSFFMDLNFDQAFLFAVLSGILYSIYLLVSKTVLSNVDVLSFMTISLLASSTYLGILCYCLDERFTGFSNTGWFVLLLQAVVCQLCAWLSVSYATQHMRTTRVSLSLLSQAVITSILAWLFLEEKITLQMIIGGVILLFGIRITFYNKTISMSRLLSNKKLK, from the coding sequence ATGAAAATCACAAAACCAAGAATAGCTTTACTCTGTGGCATCCTTTGCATTTCGATTTTTCCGATATTGATAAAATTGCGTTTGGCTTCGGGATTAATTTCAGCTTTTTACAGAATGTTTTTTGCGGTCGCTTTACTTTTGCCTTATGTACTTTTTACCAAAAAATTTAAACTACCAACTTTAAAATTTACGCTTCTAGCAGCATTATGTGGTGTTTTATTTGCATCTGATGTTGCCGTTTGGAATATTGCCATTCAGGATTCGAGTGCCACTCAAGCTTCATTGCTAACAAATTTATCACCGCTGTGGGTGGGAATTGGTTCTTTTTTGTTTTTAAAATCAAAACCAGCAACGAACTTCTGGATCGGAACGATTGTTTCATTATTTGGAATGGTAACTTTGGTTGGTTTTAGTTTTTTCATGGATTTAAATTTTGATCAGGCTTTTCTGTTTGCGGTTTTATCGGGAATTTTATACTCTATTTATCTTTTGGTAAGTAAAACTGTGCTTTCAAATGTTGACGTTCTATCATTCATGACTATAAGTTTATTAGCATCAAGCACTTATTTAGGCATCCTTTGTTATTGTCTAGATGAGAGATTTACAGGCTTTTCGAATACGGGATGGTTTGTACTATTGCTTCAGGCTGTAGTTTGCCAATTGTGCGCCTGGCTTTCGGTTAGTTATGCCACACAACACATGCGTACAACAAGAGTTTCGCTTAGTTTATTAAGTCAGGCTGTAATTACTTCAATATTAGCATGGTTATTTTTGGAAGAAAAAATAACTTTACAAATGATTATTGGCGGTGTGATTTTACTTTTCGGAATCAGGATTACCTTTTACAATAAAACAATTTCAATGTCAAGGCTTTTATCAAACAAAAAGCTTAAATAA
- a CDS encoding chloramphenicol acetyltransferase produces MKTLLELDSWNRKEHFLFFKQMQEPFFGVNITIDCTQAYTSSKTLGTSFFIYYLHKTLVAVNAFESFRYRIENTHIYKYDRIDGSATISRADGTFGFSLIEFHPDYAIFEQNAITEIERIQNTTGLFTREFKDDNVIHFSAIPWLNFTSLSHARNMTFPDSCPKISFGKMMVSPEGNRSMSMSIHVHHGLMDAIHVGQMVDYFQGIMNL; encoded by the coding sequence ATGAAAACTCTTTTAGAATTAGACAGTTGGAATCGAAAGGAACATTTTCTTTTCTTTAAACAAATGCAAGAACCTTTTTTTGGAGTAAACATAACCATCGATTGTACCCAAGCCTATACAAGTTCTAAAACACTTGGCACTTCATTCTTTATCTATTATTTGCACAAAACATTGGTAGCTGTAAATGCTTTTGAGAGCTTCCGATACCGTATCGAAAATACACATATTTATAAGTACGACAGAATCGACGGATCGGCAACCATAAGTCGTGCCGATGGTACATTTGGTTTTTCTTTGATAGAATTCCATCCCGATTATGCTATTTTTGAACAAAATGCTATAACTGAAATTGAACGCATTCAAAATACAACAGGATTATTTACCAGAGAATTTAAAGATGATAATGTTATTCATTTTTCGGCAATTCCCTGGCTCAATTTTACCTCGCTTTCTCATGCTCGTAACATGACTTTCCCAGATAGTTGCCCAAAGATTTCTTTTGGTAAAATGATGGTATCTCCAGAAGGTAACCGCAGCATGTCAATGTCCATTCACGTGCATCACGGTTTGATGGACGCTATACATGTGGGGCAAATGGTAGATTATTTTCAAGGAATAATGAACCTATGA
- a CDS encoding HAD family hydrolase: MSHTSKIPNLKVIAFDADDTLFINETYFDETEKKFCGLMEDYLSHQGISKELFKIEIDNLKLYGYGIKGYILSMIEAAMKISDNTIPVEVIEKIIQYGKELLEKPIVLLEGVEETLEALHGKYKLVVATKGDLLDQRRKLHNSGLGDYFHHIEVMSDKQEVDYLDLIKRLEIKPEEFFMIGNSLKSDVLPVLAIGGHAVHIPFHTTWAHEKIDHTIEHENFKAFETIIEVLQLLEL; encoded by the coding sequence ATGTCACATACAAGCAAAATTCCAAATTTAAAGGTTATCGCTTTCGATGCTGATGATACTTTATTTATAAACGAAACTTACTTTGATGAAACCGAGAAAAAATTCTGCGGTCTGATGGAAGATTACCTTTCACATCAAGGGATTTCGAAGGAATTATTCAAAATTGAAATCGACAATCTCAAATTGTATGGTTACGGAATCAAAGGATATATCCTTTCGATGATTGAGGCTGCCATGAAGATTTCAGACAATACTATCCCTGTAGAAGTCATTGAAAAAATCATTCAATACGGAAAAGAACTACTCGAAAAACCTATTGTTTTATTAGAAGGTGTTGAAGAAACCTTGGAAGCTTTGCATGGTAAATACAAATTGGTTGTTGCCACCAAAGGGGATTTACTGGATCAACGCCGTAAATTACATAACTCTGGTTTAGGTGATTATTTTCACCATATCGAAGTGATGTCAGACAAACAGGAAGTAGATTACCTGGACTTGATTAAACGTTTGGAGATTAAACCCGAAGAGTTTTTTATGATTGGTAATTCCTTAAAATCGGATGTGTTACCAGTTTTGGCCATTGGTGGACACGCTGTTCATATTCCGTTTCATACGACTTGGGCACATGAAAAAATTGATCATACAATAGAACACGAGAATTTTAAAGCATTCGAAACCATAATCGAAGTTTTACAGCTTTTGGAATTATAA